From Enhydrobacter sp., the proteins below share one genomic window:
- a CDS encoding TauD/TfdA family dioxygenase: MAIAIDQVGPCFAGEVSGLDMRRPLAPEEARAIHAGMDRYAVLVFRDQKIDDTQQLAFTRSLGEIEHAIGTSLRAATEYRLPTTFADVSNLDKNDAPFARDDRRRLFGIGNRLWHSDSSFKATPAKYSLLRAVSLPSTGGDTQFADMRAAYDVLDGETKQAVEGLVCEHSQMYSRRQIGFTDFTDEERERFKPVRQTLVRTHPVTGRKSLYLSSHAGTIVGWPLPEAQIFLRDLIEHATQREFVYTHKWRIGDLVMWDNRQTMHRARPFPAHEPRDMRRTTLAGDGPTVHRDVGRIITPSATPP; this comes from the coding sequence ATGGCCATCGCCATCGATCAGGTCGGTCCGTGCTTCGCCGGCGAGGTCTCGGGCCTCGACATGCGCCGGCCACTGGCGCCCGAGGAGGCGCGGGCGATCCACGCCGGCATGGATCGCTACGCCGTGCTGGTGTTCCGCGACCAGAAGATCGACGACACGCAGCAGCTCGCTTTCACGAGGAGCCTGGGCGAGATCGAGCACGCCATCGGCACCAGCCTGCGCGCCGCGACGGAATATCGCCTGCCGACGACCTTCGCCGACGTCTCCAACCTCGACAAGAACGACGCGCCCTTCGCGCGCGACGACAGGCGCCGGCTGTTCGGCATCGGCAACCGGCTGTGGCATTCCGACAGCTCGTTCAAGGCGACGCCCGCCAAGTATTCGCTGCTGCGCGCCGTCAGCCTGCCGTCGACGGGTGGCGACACTCAGTTCGCCGACATGCGGGCGGCCTACGACGTGCTCGACGGGGAGACCAAGCAGGCCGTCGAGGGCCTGGTGTGCGAGCATTCGCAGATGTACTCGCGCCGCCAGATCGGCTTCACCGACTTCACCGACGAGGAACGCGAGCGCTTCAAGCCGGTGCGCCAGACCCTGGTGCGGACCCATCCCGTGACCGGCCGCAAGTCGCTCTATCTGTCGAGCCACGCCGGTACCATCGTCGGCTGGCCCTTGCCCGAGGCACAGATCTTCCTGCGCGACCTGATCGAGCACGCCACGCAGCGCGAGTTCGTCTACACCCACAAATGGCGGATCGGCGATCTCGTCATGTGGGACAACCGCCAGACCATGCACCGCGCGCGTCCGTTCCCCGCGCACGAGCCGCGCGACATGCGCCGCACCACCCTGGCCGGCGACGGCCCGACGGTGCATCGCGACGTCGGGCGGATCATCACGCCTTCAGCAACGCCGCCATGA
- a CDS encoding NIPSNAP family protein translates to MIFEMRTYLLKPGTVGEFEARFAAGLPARAKLSPLAGLWHSEVGPLNQVIHVWPYADLNERERIRARAIETKVWPVKVQEFILEMESKILHPAPFSPNFPVGAHGPLFEFRTYTYNPGGIPRVIEAWAPRIEARSRISPLIFAGFTDLGPLNQWIHVWAYANMGERERLRAVAMPPGGNWPPPRHESVTLHRQDAVFALPAACSPCR, encoded by the coding sequence GTGATCTTCGAGATGCGCACCTATCTGCTGAAACCCGGCACGGTCGGCGAGTTCGAGGCGCGCTTCGCCGCGGGATTGCCGGCGCGGGCGAAGCTCTCGCCGCTCGCCGGCCTGTGGCACAGCGAGGTCGGCCCGCTCAACCAGGTCATCCATGTCTGGCCCTACGCCGACCTCAACGAGCGCGAGCGCATCCGCGCGCGGGCGATCGAGACCAAGGTCTGGCCGGTCAAGGTGCAGGAGTTCATCCTCGAGATGGAGAGCAAGATCCTCCATCCCGCGCCGTTCTCGCCGAACTTCCCGGTCGGCGCGCACGGCCCGCTCTTCGAGTTCCGCACCTACACCTACAATCCCGGCGGCATCCCCCGGGTGATCGAGGCGTGGGCGCCGCGCATCGAGGCCCGCAGCAGGATCTCGCCGCTGATCTTCGCCGGCTTCACCGACCTCGGCCCGCTCAACCAGTGGATCCATGTCTGGGCCTACGCGAACATGGGCGAGCGCGAGCGGCTGCGCGCCGTCGCCATGCCGCCGGGCGGCAACTGGCCGCCGCCGCGCCACGAATCGGTGACGCTGCACCGGCAGGACGCCGTCTTCGCCCTGCCGGCGGCGTGCTCGCCCTGCCGCTGA
- a CDS encoding LLM class flavin-dependent oxidoreductase, producing MITRFDSSYVGTVDMENLGYLGTPTNDRFYSNEQLAGALHKAVAYAKHMDRLGYDTFWMAEHHFQPEGTECIPNLLMMAMHLVNQTTNLRIGCGFNVVPMWHPLRLAEDYAVADILSGGRVIFGVARGYHTREVESFGAPLIDQAANREMFEEGVDIIFKAFNEERFSHKGKYYTIPPEVPYRGYTLKELTLVPRPMRRPVECWQPIQSGSARAFDFMAKHGICGTIGGGSAEGGAVDRHMTEFQAAYARRGIALALGERLSLGYQFYIAESREAAMRAAAKYYEENMKMFGELRLVRAITDEQIAAMRDPRLVPNTKLPRIEDAVKAGGFLAGTPADIIEQLKAVEKRYPGLERVTCSMALGTPLEVTLEQLERFAGEVMPAFKPAARAAAE from the coding sequence ATGATCACCAGGTTCGACAGCTCCTATGTCGGCACCGTCGACATGGAGAATCTCGGCTACCTCGGCACGCCGACAAACGACCGCTTCTACTCCAACGAGCAGCTGGCCGGCGCGCTGCACAAGGCGGTGGCCTACGCCAAGCACATGGACCGGCTGGGCTACGACACGTTCTGGATGGCCGAGCACCATTTCCAGCCCGAAGGCACCGAGTGCATTCCCAACCTGCTGATGATGGCGATGCACCTGGTGAACCAGACCACGAATCTCCGCATCGGCTGCGGCTTCAACGTGGTGCCGATGTGGCACCCGCTGCGGTTGGCCGAGGACTATGCCGTCGCCGACATCCTGAGTGGCGGGCGGGTGATCTTCGGGGTGGCGCGCGGCTATCACACGCGCGAGGTCGAGAGCTTCGGCGCGCCGCTGATCGACCAGGCGGCCAACCGGGAGATGTTCGAGGAGGGCGTCGACATCATCTTCAAGGCGTTCAACGAGGAACGCTTCAGCCACAAGGGCAAGTACTACACCATCCCGCCCGAGGTGCCGTACCGCGGCTACACGCTGAAGGAGCTGACCCTGGTGCCGCGGCCGATGCGCCGGCCGGTCGAATGCTGGCAGCCGATCCAGAGCGGCTCGGCACGCGCCTTCGATTTCATGGCCAAGCACGGCATCTGCGGCACGATCGGCGGCGGCTCGGCCGAGGGCGGCGCGGTCGACCGTCACATGACCGAGTTCCAGGCGGCCTACGCGCGGCGCGGCATCGCGCTCGCGCTCGGCGAGCGGCTGTCGCTCGGCTACCAGTTCTACATCGCCGAGAGCCGCGAGGCGGCGATGCGCGCGGCGGCGAAATACTACGAAGAGAACATGAAGATGTTCGGCGAGCTGCGGCTGGTGCGCGCCATCACCGACGAGCAGATCGCCGCCATGCGCGACCCGCGGCTGGTGCCCAACACGAAGCTGCCGCGCATCGAGGACGCGGTGAAGGCGGGCGGCTTCCTGGCGGGCACGCCCGCCGACATCATCGAGCAGCTCAAGGCCGTCGAGAAGCGCTACCCCGGACTGGAGCGCGTCACCTGCAGCATGGCGCTCGGCACGCCGCTCGAAGTGACGCTGGAGCAACTCGAGCGCTTCGCCGGGGAGGTCATGCCGGCCTTCAAGCCGGCGGCGCGCGCCGCAGCGGAGTGA
- a CDS encoding LLM class flavin-dependent oxidoreductase translates to MHLMYFTEQPMSAYPEEEGRKFGATALMFPNRHFDPVAGSRLYNEYIEQYMLAEEVGVDGIMLNEHHNAPFCMQAKANIFAAILAGMTEKAKIVMLGNPLPLAENPVRLAEELAMIDMISKGRLVSGFVRGGGQEQLATGVNPAFNRERFEEAHDLVVKAWTRPGPFRYEGTHYQHRVVNPWAVPLQKPYPRVWIPGVISKETIVWAAQQRYPYIALNTSIEQTKKIWELYDQTAAQAGYVGGPENRGYLIQVHISDNEEKAIENARQFRWMQGEFTGLAHPVWSTPSGYGSPTNRRAFVEFASGRARNPRGETSFEQQMADLRIIAGTPRTVVAKLRRILEETRPGILALWGNDGRVSQKDALTCIRLMGTEVFPALREIAKELDLKSPFEANAPVHLDYSTDLKRAKAAAE, encoded by the coding sequence ATGCACCTGATGTATTTCACTGAGCAGCCGATGTCGGCCTATCCCGAGGAGGAGGGCCGCAAGTTCGGCGCCACGGCGCTGATGTTCCCCAACAGGCACTTCGATCCGGTGGCGGGCTCGCGGCTCTACAACGAGTACATCGAGCAATACATGCTGGCCGAGGAGGTCGGCGTCGACGGCATCATGCTGAACGAGCACCACAACGCGCCGTTCTGCATGCAGGCCAAGGCCAACATTTTTGCCGCGATCCTCGCCGGCATGACCGAGAAGGCGAAGATCGTCATGCTGGGCAACCCGCTGCCGCTCGCCGAGAACCCGGTGCGGCTCGCCGAAGAGCTCGCCATGATCGACATGATCTCCAAGGGCCGGCTGGTCTCGGGTTTCGTGCGCGGCGGCGGCCAGGAGCAGCTCGCGACCGGCGTCAATCCCGCCTTCAACCGCGAACGCTTCGAGGAGGCGCACGATCTCGTCGTCAAGGCGTGGACCCGGCCCGGTCCGTTCCGCTACGAGGGCACGCACTACCAGCACCGCGTCGTCAATCCGTGGGCGGTGCCCCTGCAGAAACCCTATCCGCGCGTCTGGATCCCCGGCGTCATCAGCAAGGAGACGATCGTCTGGGCGGCGCAGCAGCGCTATCCCTACATCGCGCTCAACACCTCGATCGAGCAGACCAAGAAGATCTGGGAACTCTACGACCAGACCGCCGCCCAGGCGGGCTATGTCGGCGGGCCGGAGAATCGCGGCTACCTGATCCAGGTCCACATCTCCGACAACGAGGAGAAGGCGATCGAGAACGCCCGGCAGTTCCGCTGGATGCAGGGCGAGTTCACCGGCCTCGCGCATCCGGTGTGGAGCACGCCGTCGGGCTACGGCTCGCCGACCAACCGGCGCGCCTTCGTCGAGTTCGCCTCCGGCCGTGCCAGGAATCCGCGCGGCGAGACCAGCTTCGAGCAGCAGATGGCCGACCTGCGCATCATCGCCGGCACGCCCCGGACCGTGGTCGCCAAGCTGCGCCGCATCCTCGAGGAGACGCGGCCCGGCATCCTGGCGCTGTGGGGCAACGACGGCCGGGTCAGCCAGAAGGACGCGCTGACCTGCATCCGCCTCATGGGCACCGAGGTCTTCCCGGCCCTGCGCGAGATCGCGAAGGAACTCGACCTCAAGAGCCCGTTCGAGGCCAATGCGCCGGTGCATCTCGACTATTCGACCGATCTGAAGCGCGCCAAAGCCGCGGCGGAGTGA
- a CDS encoding alpha/beta hydrolase, with protein sequence MARVDWVSSTVEAAGTRLHLMRAGKGRPVLVLHHETGTLDRLPFYDLLAGSHDVLVPHHPGYSRSPRPDWMRSVRDIAVVYRGLLSELGLSDVALVGLGFGGWIAAEMATMAPSDVPRLVLVGAMGVKPGEGDILDLAITGYIDYARAGFHDQKAFDRVYGAEPTTDQLEMWDICREMSFRIAWKPYMYSQTLPHLLGSVKAPSLVVWGDADRVVPLSAGRRYVEALPDARLEVVEACGHCVDMEKPEALAGLVTQFIAGR encoded by the coding sequence ATGGCGAGAGTCGACTGGGTTTCGTCCACCGTCGAAGCGGCCGGCACCCGGCTCCATCTGATGCGCGCCGGCAAGGGCCGGCCCGTGCTGGTGCTGCACCACGAGACCGGCACGCTCGACCGCCTGCCGTTTTATGACTTGCTCGCCGGCTCGCACGACGTGCTGGTGCCGCATCATCCGGGCTACTCGCGCTCGCCGCGGCCGGACTGGATGCGCTCGGTGCGCGACATCGCCGTCGTCTATCGCGGCCTGCTGAGCGAACTGGGACTATCGGACGTGGCGCTGGTCGGACTGGGCTTCGGCGGCTGGATCGCCGCCGAGATGGCGACCATGGCGCCGTCCGACGTGCCGCGGCTGGTGCTGGTCGGCGCGATGGGCGTGAAACCCGGCGAAGGCGACATCCTCGACCTGGCGATCACCGGCTACATCGACTACGCGCGCGCCGGCTTCCACGACCAGAAGGCGTTCGACCGCGTCTACGGCGCCGAGCCGACGACCGACCAGCTCGAGATGTGGGACATCTGTCGCGAGATGAGCTTCCGCATCGCCTGGAAGCCCTACATGTACAGCCAGACGCTGCCGCACCTGTTGGGCTCGGTGAAGGCGCCGTCGCTCGTCGTGTGGGGCGACGCCGACAGGGTCGTGCCGCTGTCGGCCGGCAGGCGCTACGTCGAGGCGCTGCCCGATGCCAGGCTCGAGGTCGTCGAGGCGTGCGGCCATTGCGTCGACATGGAAAAGCCCGAAGCCCTTGCCGGGCTCGTCACTCAATTCATCGCCGGGAGGTGA
- a CDS encoding phosphotransferase family protein — translation MAGNGLEGRIARLPCWRGRVALEPLKGGLSNIAFVATDGAGKFVVRCGDDIPVHHVFRERERAAARAAFAAGISPEIVHVEPGITVLRFIEGRTFEEADLRRDVVRLAALLKACHRDVARHVRGPANVFWPFHVIRDYVRLIDGDPAHLALADRLEARQVPLPIVFGHHDLLPGNFIDDGRRLWLIDWEYGAFGTAMFDLANLSSNGGYDPAQDALLLGAYFGGAVGDDLRGAFEAMKAASLLREALWAMVSDVHLRTPGVDYRAHAREYLGRLERLGV, via the coding sequence ATGGCGGGGAACGGACTCGAAGGGAGGATCGCGCGCCTGCCGTGCTGGCGGGGCAGGGTTGCGCTCGAGCCGCTGAAGGGCGGGCTGAGCAACATCGCCTTCGTGGCGACCGACGGGGCGGGCAAATTCGTCGTGCGATGCGGCGACGACATCCCCGTGCATCATGTCTTCCGCGAGCGCGAACGGGCGGCGGCGCGCGCGGCGTTCGCCGCCGGCATCTCGCCCGAGATCGTCCATGTCGAGCCGGGCATCACCGTGCTGCGCTTTATCGAGGGGCGCACCTTCGAGGAGGCCGACCTGCGGCGCGACGTCGTCCGGCTCGCCGCGTTGCTGAAGGCCTGTCACCGCGACGTGGCGCGGCATGTGCGCGGGCCGGCCAACGTGTTCTGGCCGTTCCATGTCATTCGCGACTACGTGCGGCTGATCGATGGCGACCCGGCCCATCTCGCGCTCGCCGACCGGCTGGAGGCGCGGCAGGTGCCGCTGCCGATCGTGTTCGGCCACCACGACCTGCTGCCCGGCAATTTCATCGACGACGGCCGCCGGCTGTGGTTGATCGACTGGGAGTACGGCGCCTTCGGCACGGCGATGTTCGACCTCGCCAATCTCTCGTCGAACGGCGGCTACGATCCGGCACAGGACGCGCTGCTGCTGGGCGCTTACTTCGGCGGGGCGGTGGGCGACGACCTGCGCGGCGCCTTCGAGGCGATGAAGGCGGCGAGTCTCCTGCGCGAGGCGCTGTGGGCGATGGTCTCCGACGTCCATCTGCGCACGCCGGGCGTCGACTACCGGGCGCACGCGCGTGAGTATCTGGGGCGGCTGGAGCGGCTGGGCGTCTGA
- a CDS encoding thiamine pyrophosphate-binding protein, giving the protein MTYATVPPNQEETMPDARVSNTITGRDAFLRVLKDEGVDKMFGNPGTTELPIMHALTSAPEMGYVLGLQEAVVIAMADGYARASGRLVSCNVHVAPGLGNAIGSIYTSYMSGTPMIVTAGQQEQGHGLTEPLLYAPLVPIAQPVVKWATEVARIEDLPRILRRAAKVALTAPTGPVFISLPGDILNNEAAIDLGEATRVDTAVRPTDAALDQLARRLLAAKNPVILAGHEIATSDAFAEAAELAEVLGAPVLQQTVSWGAHFPSEHPCYLGALNRDQKRVRQILSDYDLMLCVGADALKMSVWSEVEPLPPGTAVAMIGLRDWEMGKNFPAEIALRADVKETLKALVPVLKKLGGAALADKARASLASFATKNWSAQRAQRLKAVPQPASGQPLPAEWVMARLCEALPADAVVVDEGLTSATTLQHYFPYRDRNSFFGNVSGGIGWGIAAAVGIQLALPRRRVVAVIGDGSAMYSIQALWSAANMKLPVTFLLCNNGGYQILKNRLKLFHGNDKPIGMDFKDPPIDARALAQGFGVPAERVDSAAAFDAALAKSLKSNGPTLIEAMVRS; this is encoded by the coding sequence ATGACCTATGCTACCGTGCCGCCCAACCAGGAGGAAACCATGCCCGACGCGCGCGTATCGAACACCATCACCGGCCGCGACGCCTTCCTGCGCGTGCTGAAGGACGAGGGCGTCGACAAGATGTTCGGCAATCCCGGCACCACCGAGCTGCCGATCATGCACGCGCTCACCTCGGCGCCGGAGATGGGCTACGTGCTCGGGCTGCAGGAGGCGGTCGTCATCGCCATGGCCGACGGCTACGCCCGCGCCTCGGGCAGGCTCGTGTCCTGCAACGTCCACGTGGCCCCCGGCCTCGGCAACGCCATCGGCTCGATCTACACCTCTTATATGTCGGGCACGCCGATGATCGTCACGGCGGGCCAGCAGGAGCAGGGCCACGGCCTCACCGAGCCGCTGCTCTACGCGCCCCTGGTGCCGATCGCCCAGCCGGTGGTGAAGTGGGCGACCGAGGTGGCGCGCATCGAGGACCTGCCGCGCATCCTGCGCCGCGCCGCCAAGGTGGCGCTCACCGCGCCGACCGGGCCGGTCTTCATCTCGCTGCCGGGCGACATCCTGAACAACGAGGCCGCGATCGACCTCGGCGAGGCGACGCGCGTCGATACCGCCGTGCGCCCGACCGACGCCGCGCTGGACCAGCTCGCCCGGCGCCTGCTGGCGGCGAAGAACCCGGTGATCCTGGCCGGCCACGAGATCGCCACGTCGGACGCCTTCGCCGAGGCGGCCGAGCTCGCCGAGGTGCTGGGCGCGCCGGTGCTGCAGCAGACGGTGAGCTGGGGCGCCCACTTCCCGAGCGAGCACCCGTGCTACCTCGGCGCACTCAATCGCGACCAGAAGCGCGTGCGCCAGATCCTGTCCGACTACGACCTGATGCTGTGCGTCGGCGCCGATGCGCTGAAGATGTCGGTGTGGAGCGAGGTCGAGCCGCTGCCGCCCGGCACCGCCGTGGCGATGATCGGTTTGCGCGACTGGGAGATGGGCAAGAACTTCCCGGCCGAGATCGCGCTGCGCGCCGACGTGAAGGAGACTCTGAAGGCGCTCGTTCCGGTGCTGAAGAAGCTCGGCGGCGCCGCGCTCGCCGACAAGGCCAGGGCCAGCCTCGCCTCCTTCGCGACGAAGAACTGGAGCGCCCAGCGCGCGCAGCGGCTGAAGGCCGTGCCGCAGCCCGCGTCGGGCCAGCCGCTGCCGGCGGAATGGGTGATGGCGCGGCTCTGCGAGGCGCTGCCCGCCGACGCGGTCGTCGTCGACGAGGGTCTGACCAGCGCCACCACCCTGCAGCACTACTTCCCCTACCGCGACCGCAACTCCTTCTTCGGCAACGTGTCGGGCGGCATCGGCTGGGGCATCGCCGCCGCCGTCGGCATCCAGCTCGCCCTGCCGCGGCGCCGCGTCGTGGCGGTGATCGGCGACGGCAGCGCCATGTACTCGATCCAGGCGCTGTGGAGCGCGGCCAACATGAAGCTGCCGGTCACCTTCCTGCTCTGCAACAACGGCGGCTACCAGATCCTGAAGAACCGCCTGAAGCTGTTCCACGGCAACGACAAGCCGATCGGCATGGACTTCAAGGACCCGCCGATCGACGCCCGCGCGCTCGCCCAGGGCTTCGGCGTGCCGGCCGAGCGGGTCGACAGTGCGGCCGCCTTCGACGCGGCATTGGCGAAGTCGCTGAAGTCGAACGGCCCGACCCTGATCGAGGCGATGGTGAGGAGCTGA